In Cicer arietinum cultivar CDC Frontier isolate Library 1 chromosome 1, Cicar.CDCFrontier_v2.0, whole genome shotgun sequence, one DNA window encodes the following:
- the LOC101501008 gene encoding ATP-citrate synthase alpha chain protein 2-like translates to MARKKIREYDSKRLLKEHFKRISGQDLPIKSAQVIESTDVNELVKKEPWLSSSKLVVKPDMLFGKRGKSGLVALNLNLAEVATFVKERLGKEVEMSGCKGPITTFIVEPFIPHNEEFYLNIVSERLGNSISFSECGGIDIEENWDKVKTVFIPTGESFTSESISPLIATLPMEIKGEIEDFLKVIFNIFQDLDFTFLEMNPFTLVNGKPYPLDMRGELDDTAAFKNFKKWGNIEFPMPFGRVMSPTESFIHGLDEKTSASLKFTVLNPVGRIWTMVAGGGASVIYADTVGDLGYAPELGNYAEYSGAPKEDEVLQYARVVIDCATANPDGQKRALVIGGGIANFTDVAATFSGIIRALKEKEQKLKEANMHIYVRRGGPNYQRGLAKMRALGEEIGIPIEVYGPEATMTGICKQAIQCITVSS, encoded by the exons ATGGCACGCAAGAAGATTAGAGAGTATGATTCTAAGAGGTTGTTGAAGGAGCATTTTAAGAGAATCTCTGGACAGGACTTACCAATTAAGTCTGCACAA GTTATAGAATCTACTGATGTCAATGAGCTAGTAAAGAAGGAACCATGGCTTTCATCTTCAAAATTGGTTGTGAAACCTGACATGCTATTTGGAAAACGTGGCAAAAGTGGTTTGGTTGCTTTGAATCTGAATTTGGCTGAAGTTGCTACTTTTGTGAAAGAGCGTCTTGGAAAAGAG GTGGAGATGAGTGGATGCAAAGGACCTATAACAACTTTCATTGTTGAACCTTTCATTCCACATAATGAAGAGTTTTACCTTAACATTGTCTCAGAGAGACTAGGGAACAGTATAAGCTTTTCTGAGTGTGGAGGAATTGACATTGAAGAGAACTGGGATAAG GTTAAGACTGTATTTATTCCAACAGGGGAATCTTTTACATCAGAGAGTATTTCTCCACTTATTGCTACCCTCCCCATGGAG ATCAAGGGAGAAATTGAGGATTTTCTCAAGgtgattttcaatatatttcaaG ATCTGGATTTCACATTCTTAGAGATGAATCCTTTCACTCTGGTCAACGGAAAGCCTTATCCTTTGGATATGAGAGGAGAGTTAGATGACACTGCTGCTTTCAAGAACTTCAAGAA ATGGGGAAACATTGAATTTCCAATGCCATTTGGAAGGGTTATGAGTCCTACCGAAAGTTTCATTCATGGATTAGACGAAAAG ACAAGCGCGTCTTTAAAATTCACCGTGCTAAACCCAGTGGGCCGAATTTGGACTATGGTAGCTGGAGGAGGTGCCAGTGTAATCTATGCTGATACG gTAGGAGATCTTGGTTATGCCCCAGAGCTTGGAAATTATGCAGAATACAGTGGTGCACCAAAGGAAGATGAGGTCTTGCAGTATGCTAGAGTTGTAATTGAT TGTGCAACTGCAAATCCTGATGGCCAAAAGCGGGCCCTTGTGATAGGAGGAGGAATAGCTAACTTCACTGATGTGGCAGCTACATTCAGTGGCATAATTCGAGCTCTAAAGGAGAAG GAACAAAAACTAAAAGAAGCAAATATGCACATCTATGTGAGGAGAGGAGGTCCTAACTACCAAAGGGGTCTTGCAAAAATGAGGGCACTTGGAGAAGAAATTGGCATTCCTATTGAG GTTTATGGACCTGAAGCAACAATGACTGGTATATGCAAACAAGCAATTCAATGCATCACTGTTTCTTCTTAA